One Aegilops tauschii subsp. strangulata cultivar AL8/78 chromosome 7, Aet v6.0, whole genome shotgun sequence genomic window carries:
- the LOC109768943 gene encoding putative hydrolase C777.06c: MEPDPSKSPTGGSSSLIFLGTGCSGTLPDARCLLKPSTPPCAVCSMGISLPPEGNPNYRLNTSLLVDYCHDDGTHRYILIDIGKTFREQVLRWFVHHKVPYVDSIILTHEHADAVLGLDDVWVVQPRNDRNDVEQIPIFLTQFTMDSIARRFPYLVEQRPEDGDEDAQAAKIDWKIVQDDVEKPFVASALEFVPLPVMHGEGYICLGFLFGRRARVAYLSDVSRFLPKTKHAISKSGAGQVDLLILEANSLHGVGDSFSTHLTLSESLDAIKRIHPKRALLIGMRHFFEHERENQMLAEWSIREEIPTQLAHDGLRVFIDI; encoded by the exons ATGGAGCCCGATCCGTCCAAGTCGCCGACGGGGGGATCTTCGTCGCTCATCTTCCTGGGCACGGGCTGCTCCGGCACGCTGCCCGACGCACGGTGCCTCCTCAAACCGTCAACGCCGCCCTGCGCCGTCTGCTCCATGGGCATCTCCCTCCCGCCGGAGGGGAACCCCAACTACAG GCTCAACACCTCTCTCTTGGTAGACTATTGCCATGACGATGGAACACACAGGTACATCCTAATCGACATCGGCAAGACATTCAGAGAACAAGTTCTCCGGTGGTTTGTCCACCACAAAGTTCCTTATGTTGACTCG ATCATTCTGACTCATGAGCATGCAGATGCTGTATTAGGCCTTGACGATGTCTGGGTGGTACAACCAAGAAATGACCGAAACGATGTCGAGCAAATTCCTATCTTCCTCACGCAATTCACGATGGACAG TATCGCGAGAAGATTCCCCTACTTGGTGGAGCAGAGGCCAGAGGATGGCGATGAAGATGCCCAAGCCGCGAAAATCGACTGGAAGATAGTTCAGGATGATGTTGAGAAACCGTTTGTAGCATCAGCGCTAGAATTTGTGCCGTTGCCG GTAATGCACGGAGAAGGGTATATTTGTTTAGGCTTCTTATTTGGGAGGAGAGCCAGAGTTGCATATTTATCTGATGTCTCAAGATTtctacctaaaaccaagcatg CTATTTCGAAGTCTGGTGCTGGACAAGTTGACCTACTTATACTAGAAGCAAACTCTTTGCATGGAGTT GGAGATTCTTTCAGCACCCATTTAACTCTGAGTGAG AGTCTTGATGCTATCAAGAGGATCCATCCAAAAAGAGCTCTGTTGATTGGAATGAGGCATTTTTTTGAGCATGAGAGAGAAAACCAGATGTTGGCAGAATGGTCTATCAG AGAAGAAATACCGACACAACTGGCTCATGACGGCCTGCGAGTCTTCATTGACATTTAA